In a single window of the Octopus sinensis linkage group LG1, ASM634580v1, whole genome shotgun sequence genome:
- the LOC118761975 gene encoding uncharacterized protein LOC118761975 yields MAEKDAENLVWQEDAIIVSNGPKDMSEEMLIDFLEENGKLEIVHVFPGRKPGTFLVYCQNEIDFECVQRMCKKKPLKGNQLKVNRIKEINSVQVKNVSSNVSSDSLQSYFGNRKESSVEIFLQFNNKPLILTL; encoded by the exons ATGGCAGAgaaag ATGCAGAAAATCTAGTCTGGCAAGAAGATGCAATAATTGTGTCAAATGGCCCCAAAGACATGTCTGAAGAAATGTTAATTGATTTTTTGGAAGAGAACGGGAAATTAGAAATTGTACATGTCTTCCCTGGAAGAAAACCTGGAACTTTTCTTGTGTATTGCCAAAATGAAATTG ATTTTGAGTGTGTTCAGAGGATGTGCAAAAAAAAACCCTTAAAAGGAAATCAACTGAAAGTGAATAGAATTAAGGAAATAAACAGTGTTCAAGTGAAAAACGTTTCTTCAAATGTCAGCTCTGACAGTCTTCAAAGCTATTttggaaatagaaaagaaagttcGGTGGAGATATTTCTTCAGTTCAACAACAAACCTCTGATACTTACATTGTAA